Below is a genomic region from Periplaneta americana isolate PAMFEO1 chromosome 7, P.americana_PAMFEO1_priV1, whole genome shotgun sequence.
AAGTTCTTAATACAAAACTCTCTTTTCAGTGAACCTGGCGGCTTTCAGCAACGGTTCTGTGATCGGATGGACGTCCCCAATGCTGCCTGTCTTGCAGTCGAACGATACACCATTAGAAGAAGGTCCTATCTCGAACGAAGCTGGTTCTTGGCTGGGATCTCTTATGTGCCTGGGTGCCTTACTCGCCACACCACTTTACCTATACATCTCGCATCGCTACAGTAGGAAATTCACCGGTTATCTCATCGCTGTTCCTTTCATCGTCAGCTGGATTATGATTATAACCTGCAAATCAACCACTGTCCTCTACATCGCACGGTTCATCGGAGGCATGGGGTCCGGTGCAATCACTGTATTTTCGACTCTATACATCAGTGAAATAGCTGAGGATAATGTTAGAGGAGCCTTAGGAAGCTATCTCATACTCTTCGCCAATGCAGGAACACTATTTTCATTCGCCCTTGGATCCTACGTGTCTTATTACACTTTCGCATACGTAGCAACCCTAGTTCCAATTCTATACTTGTTGGGTTTCATCTGGCTCCCAGAAACACCAACGTTCCTCGTGACCAGAGGGAAGTACACAGAAGCCAAGAGAAGTTTAGAATGGTTAAGAGGACGAAATGAACACCTCGTCGATCATGAATTAAACAAGTTAATATCATTTGTTAAGGAAAGAAATACAATGGCGGAAACAGTGTCCTTCAAAGACATGATGATGTCAAGAGGAACCCGCAGAGCTTTCATTATCGGAATCGTTCTTGTGGCGAATCTTCAATTCTGTGGCATATTTGCCATCCTCAGCTACACCGTGAATATTTTTCAAGAGGCCGGAAGTGACATGTCACCAAATGCTTCCACTATTTTGATTGGCGTTTTGCAATTTTTTGGCTCGTGTGCCTCGGCTCTATTATTGGATAAGGCAGGTCGAAAAATTCTCCTCCTAGTTTCAAACGTATGCATGGCAATCTGTTTGGCAGCAATTGGTGGCTATTTCTTCTTCAAATGCGAAGAATATGACGTCAGTAGATTCGGGTGGCTACCAGTAACTTGTCTATCGGCTTATATAATTGCAATTGCCTTGGGTCTCGCACCCATAACGTTCGTCATGATATCCGAGATATTTGAGCCACAAGTAAAGGGAAGAGCGACTACTATCATTGTATCTATTATGTGGTTTCTAACCTTTGTAATAGGCAAATTTTACACTAATCTCTCCTACGTGTTAGGAGTACACGGTTGCTACTGGCTGTTTTCAGCTTGTTGTATTCTTGGCACAGTATTTGCAATTTTTGAAATTCCAGAAACTAAGAACAGGAGTTTTGAATCTATTTTACTAGAACTCAGCAAAGGCAATGTGGTAAAGAAACGGACTACTTCTCAAAATGAGATGGAAAGTTTTGATAATTAAAGTCTCGTCTTATGAAGAAGTGTAAGAAACTGATGAAAATAACCGACTGAAATCTTGGACGTCGGCAAGCCGTTAAAGTTATATAATCTTACACAGTTTCGTTGAAAAAATG
It encodes:
- the LOC138703230 gene encoding facilitated trehalose transporter Tret1-2 homolog, which encodes MIKPKGTEQQKDVSVDMETEISPTDGKKLPQYIAAVIVNLAAFSNGSVIGWTSPMLPVLQSNDTPLEEGPISNEAGSWLGSLMCLGALLATPLYLYISHRYSRKFTGYLIAVPFIVSWIMIITCKSTTVLYIARFIGGMGSGAITVFSTLYISEIAEDNVRGALGSYLILFANAGTLFSFALGSYVSYYTFAYVATLVPILYLLGFIWLPETPTFLVTRGKYTEAKRSLEWLRGRNEHLVDHELNKLISFVKERNTMAETVSFKDMMMSRGTRRAFIIGIVLVANLQFCGIFAILSYTVNIFQEAGSDMSPNASTILIGVLQFFGSCASALLLDKAGRKILLLVSNVCMAICLAAIGGYFFFKCEEYDVSRFGWLPVTCLSAYIIAIALGLAPITFVMISEIFEPQVKGRATTIIVSIMWFLTFVIGKFYTNLSYVLGVHGCYWLFSACCILGTVFAIFEIPETKNRSFESILLELSKGNVVKKRTTSQNEMESFDN